The following proteins are co-located in the Pochonia chlamydosporia 170 chromosome 6, whole genome shotgun sequence genome:
- a CDS encoding paired amphipathic helix repeat domain-containing protein: MNNQNLHGRSGGPPYDRDREMDDRHRAMQQHEDMRRDQERERERERDREREQADRYQQGPGVPHQSSAGSIPIHQPVASRIPGAIHSPGGLLANHSGNPPPPGASLGAPSGPVNFGGPLQQSGAASQQHQMYAPIGHSQAPPSAGQPAPASAAGFGGPQAQQQPGQQDRGAAAKGAAAIVGVTPGGHQIPGGITQGQQPILNDALTYLDQVKVQFHDQPDVYNRFLDIMKDFKSQAIDTPGVINRVSELFAGHPNLIQGFNTFLPPGYRIECGAGNDPNTIRVTTPMGTTVQSIAGRGQGEHGGPGMSQPLFPERGSQWQQQQPPQSQQQQQQQRSQHSIESPEANFSTPVQNGASLFVQAAAQSGAFDAPGSSQRNAAQGQPGAANAPGSRQTPGPTSGPGGANVGAGNQANMERRGPVEFNHAISYVNKIKNRFQDKPEIYKQFLEILQTYQREQKPIQDVYAQVTTLFNAAPDLLEDFKQFLPESAGQAKATPGRGDDGAPAGPSHTPQPGGQKMPPLGSFAPPPSASKDNKKRPRGDKQAAVAEAALPETNAVNRLQQSVVNGTGKRTKVSHARATGDPSTIEPTLTPVMPEPYPPRPSATSNQEEIAFFERVKKFLSNRSSMNEFLKLCNLFSQGIIDRNTLFHKGALFIGANPDLMTFWKTFVGVDSQDVVIENQPAPPTEKLSLSNCRGYGPSYRLLPKRERLKPCSGRDELCHSVLNDQWASHPTWASEDSGFVAHRKNQFEEGLHRIEEERHDYDFNIEANLKCIQLLEPIAQQMLAMSAAERESFHMPAALAGQSTSIFKRICKKIYGERGIDVVNDMYSHPFDVVPVLLARMRQKDEEWRFSQREWEKVWHAQTENMHLKSLDHMGILVKSTDKRNLTAKHLVDVIKTKHEEQRRERALKGKAPRHQLVWDFNNKQVILQLLRLMMLYSMHNGQHSTQEKERILDFFETFVPAFFDLPEEMYQDKLPKMQPDSGEDDNEDSTPAELTNGRSRRNGKKGDLLRGVLDPVRNGSKPRSQKEDSAASGSKETTPDVTSANEEEMGDAPEEAAVPEVSNERWMPTIPKPVVVGGDNALLDEGGELKADGFFTRPWYNFFCNQTIYVFFNIFQTLYNRLLDIKESHELVSQAIERLNRPKPARDIGFTENHMTFFEPTDDPEMFWPKTVELIEEYITGEVDENRYQDVLRHYYLKNGWKLYTIQDLLKTLCRLALTCSSTDAKEKTPDLIHQYLTSREKEETSYQTEISARKFAEKCVKDGDIFVICWFPQKNEATVRWLQRDETTFYMDEMQVRERWQYYISSFIRVEPTEGIPRSRLQKVVLTRNLPSGDTDSDSDEVPKPLSYNESLTTSICLKSSKMVWGPGTSEYFIYDQSPKTQEERERREKFTKALSAHRESKLVEKMVHNPSWTKDMSPEEVQEQNKNFRKWMDDGVAPPGGDVEMD; this comes from the exons ATGAATAACCAGAACCTCCACGGGCGCAGTGGTGGTCCGCCGTACGATCGCGATCGCGAAATGGACGACCGACACCGCGCCATGCAGCAGCACGAAGATATGCGCCGTGACCAAGAGCGAGAGAGAGAACGCGAACGCGACCGGGAGAGAGAACAAGCCGATCGGTACCAGCAGGGTCCTGGGGTGCCTCATCAGAGCAGCGCTGGCTCCATCCCGATTCACCAGCCTGTGGCATCGCGGATCCCGGGTGCTATACACAGTCCGGGGGGTCTGCTTGCGAATCATAGTGGCAACCCGCCGCCGCCTGGTGCTTCTCTGGGCGCGCCGTCGGGGCCTGTCAATTTTGGGGGTCCCCTCCAGCAGAGCGGTGCTGCGTCTCAACAGCATCAGATGTATGCGCCGATTGGGCATTCGCAAGCTCCTCCGAGTGCTGGGCAGCCGGCCCCGGCTTCGGCTGCGGGATTTGGCGGCCCtcaggcacagcagcagcctggacaGCAGGATCGCGGAGCGGCAGCTAAGGGAGCTGCGGCGATTGTAGGCGTGACGCCTGGCGGACATCAGATTCCGGGGGGGATCACACAGGGCCAGCAGCCGATTCTTAAT GATGCGTTAACCTACTTGGACCAAGTCAAGGTCCAGTTTCACGACCAGCCCGATGTTTATAACAGGTTCTTGGACATTATGAAAGATTTCAAGAGTCAAGC CATTGATACACCGGGCGTCATTAACCGGGTCTCGGAGCTGTTTGCTGGGCATCCTAACCTCATTCAGGGCTTCAACACCTTTCTGCCTCCCGGCTACAGGATTGAGTGCGGCGCCGGAAACGATCCAAACACGATTCGAGTGACAACTCCGATGGGCACTACCGTACAGTCCATAGCTGGACGTGGTCAGGGAGAACATGGTGGCCCTGGTATGAGCCAGCCTCTATTTCCAGAGCGCGGcagtcaatggcagcaacagcagccgccgcaatcacaacaacagcagcagcagcaacgcTCGCAACATAGCATTGAGAGCCCCGAGGCGAACTTTAGCACGCCTGTACAAAACGGAGCCAGTCTCTTTGTTCAGGCCGCAGCCCAAAGCGGCGCGTTTGATGCCCCTGGCTCTTCGCAAAGAAATGCGGCTCAGGGGCAACCTGGTGCTGCCAACGCGCCCGGGTCAAGACAGACCCCAGGTCCAACATCAGGACCGGGAGGAGCCAATGTTGGCGCAGGCAACCAAGCCAACATGGAGCGCCGCGGTCCTGTTGAGTTCAATCACGCCATTAGTTATGTCAACAAAATCAAGAACCGCTTTCAGGATAAGCCCGAGATCTACAAACAATTCCTCGAGATACTCCAAACTTATCAGCGGGAACAGAAGCCTATTCAGGATGTGTACGCTCAGGTCACAACTCTGTTCAATGCTGCGCCAGACCTGCTTGAAGACTTCAAACAGTTCCTACCCGAGTCTGCGGGACAGGCCAAGGCGACTCCCGGCcgtggtgatgatggcgctCCTGCTGGGCCAAGTCACACCCCCCAGCCTGGCGGGCAAAAGATGCCTCCGCTGGGCAGCTTTGCGCCTCCGCCCAGCGCCAGCAAGGACAATAAGAAAAGACCTCGCGGTGACAAGcaggctgctgttgctgaagcgGCCCTTCCCGAGACAAATGCTGTGAATCGACTTCAACAAAGCGTTGTTAATGGCACCGGCAAGCGAACAAAAGTCAGTCATGCCAGGGCTACCGGAGATCCTTCAACTATCGAACCTACGCTCACTCCGGTTATGCCTGAGCCGTATCCCCCTCGTCCATCTGCCACGTCCAACCAGGAAGAAATCGCCTTCTTCGAACGGGTGAAGAAATTCCTCAGCAACCGATCGTCGATGAACGAGTTTTTGAAGCTTTGCAATCTTTTCAGCCAGGGGATCATTGACCGAAATACTCTGTTCCACAAGGGCGCTCTGTTCATCGGAGCCAACCCAGACCTGATGACGTTTTGGAAGACGTTTGTTGGCGTGGACTCTCAGGATGTCGTCATTGAGAATCAGCCAGCACCTCCCACGGAGAAGCTGTCGCTCAGTAATTGCCGAGGATACGGCCCTAGCTACAGACTTCTTCCCAAGAGAGAGCGCTTGAAGCCCTGCAGTGGCCGCGACGAGCTGTGCCACTCGGTTCTCAATGACCAGTGGGCGTCCCACCCAACCTGGGCTAGTGAGGATTCTGGCTTTGTAGCTCACCGTAAGAACCAGTTCGAAGAGGGCCTTCACAGGATTGAAGAGGAACGCCATGATTATGACTTCAACATCGAGGCCAATCTTAAGTGTATTCAGCTTCTGGAACCGATTGCGCAGCAGATGCTTGCCATGTCAGCCGCGGAGAGAGAGTCTTTCCATATGCCTGCGGCACTTGCTGGCCAAAGCACGTCAATATTCAAGAGAATCTGTAAGAAGATTTACGGTGAGAGGGGTATCGATGTCGTCAATGACATGTACAGCCACCCCTTTGACGTGGTGCCAGTCCTGCTGGCCCGCATGAGACAGAAGGACGAGGAGTGGCGCTTCTCGCAGCGCGAATGGGAGAAGGTCTGGCATGCGCAGACGGAGAACATGCACCTCAAGAGCCTGGATCACATGGGCATCCTCGTCAAATCTACCGACAAGCGGAACCTCACTGCCAAGCACCTGGTTGATgtcatcaagaccaagcatGAGGAGCAGCGCCGTGAACGTGCTCTCAAAGGCAAGGCTCCTCGTCACCAGTTGGTTTGGGACTTTAACAACAAGCAGGTCATTCTGCAGCTGCTCCGCCTGATGATGCTCTACAGCATGCACAACGGACAGCACAGCACtcaggagaaggagagaatTTTGGACTTTTTTGAGACGTTCGTCCCAGCATTCTTTGACCTTCCGGAAGAGATGTATCAGGACAAGCTACCGAAAATGCAACCAGATTCCGGCGAAGATGATAACGAGGACTCTACTCCTGCTGAGCTGACGAACGGACGAAGCCGCCGTAATGGCAAGAAAGGGGACCTACTTAGGGGAGTATTGGACCCCGTGCGCAACGGCAGCAAGCCTCGCAGCCAGAAGGAAGATAGTGCCGCCTCTGGAAGCAAGGAGACCACTCCTGATGTCACGTCGGCCAATGAGGAGGAGATGGGCGATGCGCCCGAGGAGGCTGCCGTGCCAGAAGTCTCAAATGAGCGGTGGATGCCAACCATCCCTAAGCcggttgttgttggcggcgaCAATGCtctccttgacgaaggcGGCGAGTTGAAAGCGGACGGCTTCTTCACGCGGCCCTGGTACAACTTCTTCTGTAATCAGACCATTTACGTCTTCTTTAACATCTTCCAGACGCTCTACAACCGCCTGCTGGACATCAAGGAAAGCCACGAGCTTGTTTCTCAAGCGATTGAGCGTCTTAACAGACCCAAGCCAGCGAGGGACATTGGCTTCACTGAGAACCACATGACGTTCTTTGAGCCGACCGATGACCCCGAGATGTTTTGGCCCAAGACCGTGGAGCTGATAGAGGAGTACATCACCGGCGAGGTTGACGAGAACCGCTACCAGGATGTGTTGCGCCACTACTACCTTAAGAACGGATGGAAGCTGTACACTATTCAGGATCTCCTCAAGACGCTGTGCCGACTGGCTCTGACCTGCAGCAGCACtgatgccaaggagaagacgcCCGACCTGATCCATCAGTATCTGACTAGCcgggagaaggaggagacCAGCTACCAGACGGAAATCTCGGCGCGAAAGTTTGCAGAGAAGTGCGTTAAGGACGGCGACATTTTTGTCATTTGCTGG TTCCCACAAAAGAATGAAGCGACGGTTCGTTGGCTGCAGCGCGACGAAACGACGTTTTACATGGACGAGATGCAGGTCCGCGAGCGTTGGCAATATTACATCTCATCATTCATCCGGGTTGAACCCACAGAGGGCATCCCCCGCTCCAGACTGCAAAAGGTGGTCTTGACGAGAAATCTGCCGTCCGGTGACACCGACTCCGATTCAGACGAAGTCCCCAAGCCTCTGTCATACAATGAGAGTCTAACGACCAGCATCTGTCTCAAGAGCTCGAAAATGGTCTGGGGCCCCGGTACATCCGAGTACTTCATCTACGATCAGTCCCCGAAGACGCAGGAGGAGCGGGAGCGCCGAGAAAAGTTCACAAAGGCGCTCAGCGCGCACCGCGAAAGTAAACTCGTTGAAAAGATGGTGCATAACCCCTCATGGACCAAGGACATGAGTCCCGAAGAAGTTCAGGAGCAGAATAAGAACTTTCGCaagtggatggatgatggggTTGCGCCTCCGGGTGGGGACGTTGAGATGGATTAG
- a CDS encoding transcription initiation factor TFIID complex (similar to Coccidioides immitis RS XP_001244853.1), with translation MSLLDSKVQHPLLDASDDLPPIKDDPVQEFFVIKQEANLDVNFRERKIAGTVDIYIVIFSDKVEEVHLDAAHCEIDTDNVILTEMREAHGEAIEGQKRKAVVEYEDPYKRLSHPTSWRWKAEHHDLRRKRARNVFHNRKTDVPAENREIEGCTPVYGSLKISLRGGKESERPKLIIRKSTSNLDGIDKGHKQFKITIPFTNKNPRDGLHFVGVDALDNRYTHMYTRHSIQPGTACIFPCVDDHGARCDWRISIRFPRTLGDALDQALATQKDTMGNGVDKPHDHDDRKTMLAEEDKLREMTVVCSGFLMEETIDPQNDHKKIMTFEPEKKASVQKLGFAIGPFEHIDLSSEFRTEEDEVKLGTSALKVHAYCLPGRGDWVRNTGAALTMAADFLTYTFAKYPFGNFKVLFLEDMVEDTVPLHSLAFISTRLLFPEDIIDTEIETTKKIVFTLTYQWIGINMIPNTRNDLWLVLGIAHYMTDLFMKKLCGNNEHRFRMKIMSDKLVDVDIDRPSLFDLGPNLHLGEFEMDFMSLKVPVVFFILDKRMIKASGGHGLTRILQKFLTKAQIESSDRSTILDTEKFRAVCEKGSRYRLEAFWNQWVYGSGCPRFDVKAKFNKKRLCVELTLNQIQHQVAKKTIGLERDDFLRVVKERRAGMKLGEVQPLFTGPMTVRIHEADGTPYEHILEIREDATRSTKFEIPYNTKYKRLKRTRRMKEKHSGGGSMEITENADDALLYCLGDVLQTPDDLRDWELIEWDPETERKMDQESYEWIRVDADFEWACDMKRTLEPYMYVSQLQQDRDVVAQQDAMLYLANGPLHPIASGFLVRTLIDKRYFHGIRTMAAEALPRQSNIKDIPLLGLRQLMRAFREMFCYQQTNQPYPNDFTDKKQYMVRRAVIKAISEVRDHTYRCPLEARQFILDQLLFNNNEDNPYSDHFYIAALVEALATSLIPSKKDDWLSRQSKALDEDERQFLERAMEQIERVLRRDEWTNSYRNVWTIAGLDAKQRLMKAEVIPKSYGDFAQYLLDGTRDLIRIKAFEALIDLGAMMDPTVFTFFLYALMTDRSPFVRNKLIQAMASGLAAIAFGEHSTIVKNEPATNDADETLLLVQDSAQEIEARKEMFARKENLDAALKALRKEMDEMYVKDERHYSNAMRKALDHPSLGRTEVENLLDLAAMMFEEAEGWVLTLNLPKAWKVERSAQKLADRLILKFKSHYKTQPKHPISFPAAVEAPRPAPLPRTSSIKINTGKASASQRPTPAPAKSEVDTIVAASVPHINGTSKTDIGGVSTPASAAPKRPRPENAHGTPLPKRPRTESSTTNGDKPSKKRRIVTLKTGNSKRLAVILGVPLGSSSGVRTALPTGAPKEPSPGSAPKDSITAKPRKPLPSGDGVRKPLPGSASPAPQSTPKVTIDTKVATPSVGKARSPPASATPVSARPKIKIIRKPQPPPAS, from the coding sequence ATGTCGCTGCTTGACAGTAAAGTGCAGCACCCTCTGCTGGACGCAAGCGATGATCTACCTCCGATTAAGGACGACCCGGTCCAGGAATTCTTTGTCATCAAGCAGGAGGCAAACCTGGATGTGAACTTTCGCGAGAGAAAAATCGCTGGCACCGTCGACATCTACATTGTCATCTTCTCAGACAAGGTCGAGGAGGTACATCTTGATGCCGCCCACTGCGAAATCGACACCGACAATGTCATTCTTACCGAGATGCGCGAGGCCCACGGTGAAGCGATAGAAGGGCAAAAACGAAAGGCAGTCGTCGAATACGAGGACCCCTACAAGAGGCTCTCTCATCCCACCAGCTGGAGATGGAAAGCCGAACATCACGATCTGCGGCGGAAGAGAGCCCGAAACGTCTTTCACAACCGAAAGACTGATGTCCCCGCCGAGAATAGAGAGATCGAGGGATGCACACCAGTCTACGGATCGTTAAAAATTAGTCTTCGAGGAGGGAAAGAAAGCGAACGGCCCAAGTTGATTATCAGGAAATCTACGTCAAACCTCGATGGCATCGACAAGGGCCACAAGCAGTTCAAAATCACCATACCGTTTACGAATAAGAACCCTCGCGATGGACTGCATTTCGTCGGAGTTGACGCTCTTGACAATCGATACACGCACATGTATACTCGACATTCAATCCAACCAGGTACTGCGTGTATCTTCCCCTGCGTCGACGATCACGGTGCCCGATGTGACTGGAGGATATCCATTCGATTTCCACGGACTCTTGGAGACGCGCTTGACCAAGCATTGGCTACGCAAAAGGATACCATGGGAAATGGCGTCGACAAGCCGCATGATCACGATGATCGTAAGACGATGCTCGCGGAAGAGGACAAGCTTCGAGAAATGACTGTCGTTTGCTCAGGGTTTCTCATGGAGGAGACTATCGACCCCCAAAATGACCACAAGAAGATTATGACATTTGAgccggagaagaaggcgtcaGTGCAAAAGCTGGGATTTGCCATTGGCCCGTTTGAGCATATCGATTTGTCGTCTGAATTTAGAacagaggaggatgaagtgAAGCTCGGCACGAGTGCGCTCAAGGTCCACGCCTACTGCTTGCCTGGTCGTGGTGACTGGGTACGCAATACAGGCGCAGCCctgacaatggcagcagacTTTTTGACGTATACGTTTGCCAAATATCCCTTTGGCAATTTCAAAGTTCTGTTCCTCGAGGATATGGTCGAAGACACTGTGCCGTTGCACTCTCTGGCATTTATAAGTACTCGCCTACTCTTTCCAGAGGACATTATCGACACGGAGATCGAGACAACCAAGAAAATTGTCTTCACGCTGACGTACCAGTGGATTGGAATTAACATGATACCCAATACTCGAAATGACCTCTGGCTTGTTTTGGGCATTGCCCACTACATGACGGACTTATTCATGAAGAAGCTCTGTGGCAACAACGAACACCGATTTCGCATGAAAATCATGTCGGACAAACTGGTGGATGTCGACATTGACCGGCCGTCACTATTCGATCTGGGTCCAAACTTGCATTTGGGTGAATTTGAAATGGATTTCATGTCCTTGAAAGTGCCAGTGGTCTTCTTTATTCTTGACAAACGAATGATCAAAGCCTctggcggccatggcctgACTAGAATCCTGCAAAAGTTCCTGACCAAAGCCCAGATTGAAAGTAGCGACAGGTCAACAATTCTTGATACGGAGAAATTCAGGGCGGTGTGCGAAAAGGGTTCCCGTTACCGGTTAGAGGCCTTTTGGAATCAGTGGGTATACGGCTCAGGCTGTCCCAGATTcgatgtcaaggccaagttcaacaagaagaggctTTGCGTGGAGTTGACGCTTAATCAGATTCAGCACCAGGTAGCCAAGAAAACTATTGGCTTGGAAAGGGACGACTTTCTTCGGGTTGTCAAAGAGCGACGAGCTGGCATGAAGCTGGGAGAGGTACAGCCATTGTTTACGGGACCTATGACTGTGCGGATCCACGAGGCTGATGGAACCCCTTATGAGCACATACTTGAGATCCGAGAGGATGCGACCCGATCAACAAAATTTGAAATTCCTTACAACACCAAATACAAGCGGCTGAAGCGGACAAGGCGCATGAAAGAGAAGCACAGTGGTGGCGGAAGTATGGAGATTACAGAGAACGCGGACGACGCTCTGCTTTATTGTCTTGGAGATGTGCTTCAAACCCCTGATGATCTCAGGGACTGGGAACTAATAGAATGGGACCCCGAAACGGAACGAAAGATGGACCAGGAATCTTACGAGTGGATACGTGTTGATGCGGATTTTGAGTGGGCGTGTGATATGAAGCGCACTCTCGAGCCGTACATGTATGTCTCGCAACTTCAGCAAGATAGGGATGTGGTTGCGCAGCAGGATGCCATGCTCTATCTGGCGAACGGGCCGCTTCATCCTATTGCCTCTGGCTTCCTCGTCCGGACCCTGATCGACAAGAGATATTTCCACGGCATTCGGACCATGGCTGCCGAGGCATTGCCACGGCAGTCAAATATCAAGGACATCCCATTGTTGGGCTTGAGGCAGCTCATGAGGGCATTCCGGGAAATGTTCTGCTACCAGCAGACCAACCAGCCGTACCCGAATGATTTCACCGACAAGAAACAGTACATGGTTCGACGTGCGGTGATCAAAGCCATCTCCGAAGTCCGTGACCACACATACCGCTGCCCCCTGGAAGCTCGACAGTTCATCTTGGATCAGCTCCtgttcaacaacaatgaAGACAACCCTTACTCTGACCACTTCTACATTGCAGCACTAGTCGAAGCCTTGGCCACCTCTCTCATCCCATCTAAAAAGGACGACTGGCTCTCCCGCCAGAGCAAAGCTCTCGATGAGGACGAGCGACAATTCTTGGAGCGGGCCATGGAACAAATTGAACGAGTCCTGCGCCGTGACGAGTGGACCAACTCATACCGAAATGTGTGGACCATTGCTGGTTTGGACGCAAAGCAGCGGCTGATGAAGGCAGAGGTCATCCCCAAGAGCTACGGTGATTTTGCGCAATATTTGCTGGACGGGACTCGAGACCTGATTCGCATCAAAGCCTTTGAAGCGCTCATCGACCTgggtgccatgatggatcCAACTGTCTTCACTTTCTTCCTGTATGCACTCATGACAGACAGATCTCCATTTGTTCGCAACAAGCTCATACAAGCCATGGCAAGTGGTCTTGCCGCAATCGCCTTTGGAGAGCATTCCACGATCGTTAAGAACGAACCGGCCACTAACGATGCGGACGAGACGCTTCTCTTGGTACAGGATAGTGCCCAAGAAATTGAGGCGAGAAAGGAAATGTTTGCCCGCAAAGAAAATCTGGACGCTGCTTTGAAGGCTCTCCGAAAAGAAATGGACGAGATGTACGTCAAGGATGAAAGACATTACAGCAACGCAATGCGTAAAGCGCTTGACCATCCCAGCCTTGGACGGACCGAGGTTGAGAACTTGCTAGATCTTGCAGCCATGATGTTCGAAGAGGCCGAAGGTTGGGTGCTAACGCTTAATCTACCCAAGGCCTGGAAGGTGGAGAGGTCGGCTCAGAAGTTGGCTGACCGACTCATCTTGAAGTTCAAGTCTCACTACAAGACGCAGCCAAAGCATCCCATCTCTTTCCCTGCAGCAGTCGAAGCCCCGCGACCGGCTCCTCTTCCCAGAACATCATCTATCAAGATCAACACAGGCAAGGCTTCTGCATCTCAGAGGCCGACACCTGCACCAGCAAAGAGTGAAGTCGACACAATTGTTGCAGCTTCAGTACCACATATTAATGGGACGAGTAAGACAGATATTGGCGGTGTCTCAACCCCGGCGTCGGCGGCACCGAAACGACCTCGGCCAGAAAATGCACACGGCACGCCGTTGCCAAAGCGTCCAAGGACCGAGTCATCCACAACTAACGGCGATAAGCCTTCCAAGAAGAGACGTATAGTGACATTGAAAACTGGTAATTCCAAGCGTCTGGCTGTCATTCTTGGAGTTCCACTCGGATCCTCGTCAGGTGTTAGAACGGCTCTCCCCACGGGAGCCCCCAAGGAACCGTCGCCAGGAAGCGCACCAAAAGACAGCATCACTGCCAAACCCAGGAAACCGCTTCCTTCGGGCGATGGTGTGCGCAAACCGCTGCCGGGCAGCGCTTCTCCGGCTCCTCAATCAACGCCAAAGGTCACTATTGACACAAAAGTTGCCACACCGTCCGTTGGGAAGGCCCGCAGCCCTCCTGCCTCGGCGACACCAGTCAGTGCAAGGCCAAAGATCAAGATTATCCGAAAGCCGCAACCACCACCCGCATCTTAG
- a CDS encoding IQ calmodulin-binding domain-containing protein (similar to Beauveria bassiana ARSEF 2860 XP_008598597.1), which translates to MDHQLSASNTENPGTSDEKIENIEQTRTTIENTEQRVVDIETDSSADGDRQCQASPSSPMASVTRSNRRAEGLHHPHHGHHHHPHPHPHPQQHPHHLTNPLTRTGNPTASLFASSDGVGRGGRQKRTLEPADRDIDALKPKKTRIAVEILARHQPPPVQGVRTATVVQPPPIPRPATAVPVPVPAPPAALAPPAPITNNNTAIHKPVPTTTVAPPSRPTPTSVIAPPVAVPPAVNSGNAVSTPPVPVPAPTPKPRPPLELDQNLTKHQAKVINGIKAELDRLQPQPMSTREQGRKLRSQEATRFKNLLNLETPIVVVDSNPRRVITEASKGALARAQQQQQQHQIRTTEFPVRGYGDSLYTDVFDSQRIDFRFLETQQNNKNLDDPLPDRLFEPSHRRAERLERSIRNTEKGRAQHEKDQIIRLLEGLQGHDWLRVMGVSGVTETKKKSFEPARTYFIKGCQSILEKFRTWNLEEKRRKLEKEKALQAEQEAALAQEEDQQETPLKTEIADSASEDDADESEDGQDQGSSKMDHGADEVIEDVEEVVTSQSDTSDASPAKQLRQEALARSQLAAANARKLKAPPRSTPPKAAEPPKELTSFFSKKYERDSALNRTRRTGRKVLAWGHPIPDMEEVDFVLPQDYRDEELLKSRARKKRRDKRNSRP; encoded by the exons ATGGACCACCAGCTCAGTGCATCAAACACGGAAAATCCTGGCACCTCCGACGAAAAAATcgaaaacattgaacagacCAGAACCACCATCGAGAACACCGAGCAACGCGTCGTTGATATCGAGACTGATTCCTCAGCAGACGGCGACAGACAATGCCAGgcctcgccatcatcgccaatggCCTCCGTCACCCGCTCCAACCGGCGAGCTGAGGGCCTTCACCATCCGCACCatggccatcatcatcacccccatccccatccgcACCCGCAGCAGCATCCGCATCACCTCACCAACCCCCTCACGCGTACCGGCAACCCAACCGCCAGCCTGTTTGCCTCGAGCGACGGCGTCGGCCGGGGCGGTCGTCAGAAACGAACCCTCGAACCTGCCGACCGCGATATCGATGCCTTGAAGCCCAAGAAGACGCGCATCGCCGTCGAAATCCTcgccagacaccaaccaccacctgTCCAAGGTGTGCGGACTGCGACGGTTGTTCAGCCTCCGCCGATACCGCGACCTGCAACAGCcgtgcctgtgcctgtgccagCACCTCCAGCTGCACTTGCACCTCCAGCGCCCatcacaaacaacaacaccgcGATACACAAACCTGTCCCGACTACAACAGTTGCTCCGCCGTCTAGGCCGACTCCTACTTCTGTGATTGCACCGCCAGTTGCAGTCCCTCCTGCTGTGAATTCTGGCAATGCAGTCTCAACTCcgcctgtgcctgtgcctgcACCCACccccaagccaagaccaccacTTGAACTGGACCAAAATCTCACCAAACACCAGGCCAAAGTTATCAATGGTATCAAGGCCGAACTTGATCGGTTGCAGCCGCAGCCCATGTCCACCCGCGAACAAGGGCGTAAACTGCGCTCGCAGGAGGCTACTCGATTCAAGA ATTTATTGAACCTAGAAACGCCAATTGTGGTGGTTGACTCCAATCCTCGACGCGTCATTACAGAAGCCTCAAAGGGTGCACTTGCACGAgcgcaacagcagcagcaacaacatcaaaTCCGCACCACCGAGTTTCCTGTTCGCGGTTATGGTGACTCTTTGTACACCGACGTGTTTGATTCACAGAGAATCGATTTCCGATTCTTGGAAACCCAGCAAAATAATAAGAACCTCGATGATCCATTACCAGATCGTCTGTTTGAGCCTTCGCACAGGAGAGCCGAACGACTAGAGCGATCAATACGCAACACAGAAAAAGGACGTGCTCAGCATGAAAAGGACCAAATAATTCGGCTATTGGAGGGCCTCCAGGGTCACGACTGGCTGAGAGTAATGGGAGTGAGTGGTGTAACTGAAACCAAGAAGAAGTCCTTTGAGCCTGCACGTACATACTTTATCAAGGGCTGTCAAAGCATATTAGAAAAGTTCCGAACATGGAATCTGGAGGAGAAGCGGCGAAAACtagagaaggaaaaggcaTTACAGGCAGAACAAGAAGCCGCACTGGCGCAAGAGGAGGATCAGCAAGAAACGCCCCTCAAAACAGAGATTGCGGACTCAGCCTCAGAAGATGATGCGGACGAGAGCGAAGacggccaagaccaaggctCTAGCAAGATGGACCACGGTGCAGACGAAGTCATAGAAGACGTCGAAGAGGTCGTGACCTCACAGAGCGATACCAGCGATGCATCACCTGCTAAGCAACTTCGGCAAGAAGCTCTGGCAAGATCACAGTTGGCTGCTGCAAATGCTAGGAAGTTGAAGGCGCCGCCACGGTCCACACCTCCAAAGGCAGCAGAGCCGCCAAAGGAGCTCACTTCGTTCTTCAGCAAGAAGTACGAGCGCGATAGCGCCCTCAACCGAACACGTCGCACGGGCCGGAAGGTGCTGGCTTGGGGCCACCCGAttccagacatggaggaggttgacTTCGTCTTGCCGCAAGATTATCGCGATGAGGAGTTACTGAAATCCCGGGCGCGCAAGAAACGAAGAGACAAGCGCAACAGCCGGCCTTGA